The following are encoded together in the Clostridium sp. BJN0013 genome:
- a CDS encoding peroxiredoxin, giving the protein MTSRDTNYNIPLIGDYAPEFKAKTTQGDIIFPEDFKGKWVILFSHPADFTPVCTTEFMTLSTMIKEFKDLNTELIGLSVDSLYSHIAWIRKIQELEYKNMKDVEVTFPLIEDTRMEISHKYGMIQLGQSSTQTVRSVFIIDTESKIRCILHYPFSTGRNFYEIKRIILALQKTDIEGVATPADWKPGDDVILPTPNSYDTAKRRIENQNEDTYCLDWFICFKREKK; this is encoded by the coding sequence GGGATACTAATTACAATATACCTCTAATTGGAGATTATGCCCCAGAGTTTAAAGCAAAGACTACTCAGGGAGATATTATTTTCCCAGAAGATTTTAAAGGTAAGTGGGTGATTTTATTTTCTCATCCTGCAGATTTCACGCCCGTTTGTACAACTGAATTTATGACCCTTTCAACTATGATTAAGGAATTTAAAGATTTGAATACGGAATTAATAGGCCTTTCTGTAGACTCACTATACTCACATATAGCTTGGATTAGAAAAATTCAAGAACTGGAATATAAAAATATGAAAGATGTAGAGGTTACATTTCCTTTAATTGAAGACACCAGAATGGAAATATCACATAAATATGGAATGATCCAGCTAGGTCAATCAAGTACCCAGACAGTAAGATCTGTATTTATCATAGATACTGAATCAAAAATAAGATGTATACTTCATTATCCATTTTCCACAGGTAGAAACTTTTACGAAATTAAACGTATAATTTTAGCTCTTCAAAAAACTGATATAGAGGGCGTTGCTACTCCTGCAGATTGGAAACCAGGTGATGATGTTATTCTTCCCACTCCAAATTCTTATGATACTGCAAAAAGGAGAATAGAAAATCAAAATGAAGATACCTATTGTCTAGATTGGTTTATATGTTTTAAACGAGAAAAAAAATAA
- a CDS encoding HD-GYP domain-containing protein: MLWKKKLLQLNELKPGMILASDIIFENKVLLGKNMPITESSLTQLKRNYIVDKVEVYLEDNSVEPLHFKIKPIEEVENTFNEFSSNLEEIFDKISHLKVNEIDEIRVFSKKIQEEFNSTGIVIRNIIFYGSGKNNIYRHSVNVAAISFILGKWLGLNEREINLLTYSAVLHDFGKMKLDKEILNKETELTSEEYKIFKTHPVIGYNFVKEIPYLDSSVSKGILMHHERINGSGYPLGIKGDKIHKFAKIIAIADLFDRVNSNTYSKKINGPFEALKVIQEESFEKFDHAYCSMFLNHVINYFMGENVMLNNKHRCKVIQVHINDLTKPLLLGENGFLDLKKEKDLYVTKLTIDNK; the protein is encoded by the coding sequence GTGTTATGGAAGAAAAAGTTATTACAACTTAATGAATTGAAACCGGGAATGATATTAGCAAGTGATATAATTTTTGAAAATAAGGTTCTTCTGGGCAAAAATATGCCTATTACGGAATCATCTTTAACTCAGCTAAAACGTAATTATATTGTAGATAAAGTAGAGGTCTATCTAGAAGATAACTCTGTTGAACCTTTACATTTTAAAATAAAACCTATAGAAGAAGTGGAAAATACTTTCAATGAATTTTCTTCTAATTTAGAAGAGATATTTGACAAAATATCTCATTTAAAAGTTAACGAAATAGATGAGATAAGAGTTTTCTCAAAAAAAATACAAGAGGAATTTAACTCAACAGGTATAGTTATTAGGAATATAATCTTTTATGGCAGCGGAAAAAATAATATTTACAGACATAGTGTAAATGTAGCAGCTATTAGTTTTATATTGGGTAAATGGTTGGGACTTAATGAAAGAGAAATAAACCTTTTAACCTATTCTGCTGTGCTACATGATTTTGGCAAAATGAAACTAGATAAAGAAATATTAAATAAAGAAACCGAACTTACCTCTGAAGAGTATAAGATCTTTAAGACTCACCCCGTCATAGGTTATAATTTTGTTAAAGAAATACCTTATTTAGATAGTTCTGTATCAAAAGGTATATTGATGCATCACGAGCGAATAAATGGTTCTGGATATCCATTGGGTATTAAAGGAGATAAAATTCATAAATTTGCTAAAATAATAGCTATTGCAGATCTATTTGATAGAGTAAATTCTAATACCTACTCCAAAAAGATTAATGGTCCTTTTGAAGCATTAAAAGTTATTCAAGAAGAAAGTTTCGAAAAATTTGATCACGCATATTGTAGTATGTTTTTAAATCATGTAATAAATTACTTTATGGGAGAAAACGTTATGTTAAATAATAAACATCGTTGTAAAGTTATTCAAGTTCATATAAACGATTTGACAAAGCCTCTTTTACTTGGAGAAAATGGATTTCTTGACTTAAAAAAAGAAAAAGATTTATATGTTACCAAACTTACTATAGATAATAAATAG